The Lycium barbarum isolate Lr01 chromosome 12, ASM1917538v2, whole genome shotgun sequence genome includes a region encoding these proteins:
- the LOC132621611 gene encoding protein NSP-INTERACTING KINASE 1-like isoform X2, with product MEKRREIKAAFLYVAFLALWSSAAGLLSPKGVNFEVQALMAIKVALKDPHGVLDNWDTTSVDPCSWAMVTCSPESLVIGLGSPSQNLSGALSPSIGNLTNLQIILLQNNNITGPIPKEIGRLSKLQTLDLSDNFFTGDIPLSLGHLNNLKYMRLNNNSLSGEIPASLANMSQLTLVDLSFNNLSGPVPKFPAKKFNIIGNPLICETGSEPDCYGMQLLPMSMTLNSSETSPSGKQKSHKIALVFGSSLGCISLLVLGIGLFLWSRHRHNQQAFFDVKDRHHEEVSLGNLRRFQFKDLQIATKNFSSKNILGKGGFGHVYKGHLPDGTPVAVKRLNDGSTIGGEKQFQTEVEMISLAVHRNLLGLYGFCMTQSEKLLVYPYMSNAKPVLDWGTRKRIALGAARGLLYLHEQCDPKIIHRDVKAANILLDDYCEAVVGDFGLAKLLDHQDTHVTTAVRGTVGHIAPEYLSTGQSSEKTDVFGFGILLLELITGMRAIEFGKAANQKGVMLDWVRKIHQEKKLDVLVDKDLKINYDQIELEEMVQVALLCTQYFPGNRPKMSEIVRMLEGDGLAERWEASQKFDGSSNKYKTKELSSSERFSDLTDDSLLLVQAMELSGPR from the exons atggaaaaaagaagagagataAAAGCTGCATTCTTGTATGTGGCATTTTTGGCCCTTTGGAGCTCGGCAGCTGGATTGCTTTCTCCCAAAGGTGTCAACTTTGAAG ttcaaGCTTTAATGGCCATAAAAGTTGCTTTAAAGGATCCTCATGGGGTTCTTGATAATTGGGATACCACTTCTGTTGATCCATGTAGTTGGGCTATGGTCACTTGCTCTCCTGAGAGTTTGGTTATTGGCCT AGGGTCACCAAGCCAGAATCTGTCTGGTGCGCTTTCACCTAGCATTGGCAATTTGACAAATCTTCAGATTAT ATTGCTGCAGAATAACAACATAACAGGACCAATCCCAAAAGAGATTGGAAGGCTCTCAAAGCTTCAGACTCTTGATCTTTCTGATAACTTCTTCACTGGTGATATTCCTCTTTCTTTGGGACACTTGAATAACCTCAAGTACAT GAGGCTCAACAATAACAGTCTATCAGGAGAAATTCCAGCCTCATTGGCCAACATGTCACAGCTCACTCTTGT GGACTTGTCCTTCAATAACTTGAGTGGACCAGTACCTAAGTTCCCTGCTAAGAAATTCAA CATTATTGGAAATCCATTGATCTGCGAGACGGGGTCTGAGCCAGACTGCTATGGAATGCAATTGCTGCCCATGTCAATGACATTGAACAGCTCAGAAA CTTCGCCTTCTGGGAAGCAAAAAAGTCACAAAATCGCACTTGTATTTGGCTCGAGTCTTGGTTGCATTTCTTTGCTCGTTCTTGGAATTGGACTCTTTCTGTGGTCAAGGCATAGACACAACCAACAAGCCTTTTTTGATGTTAAAG ACCGGCACCATGAAGAAGTTTCCCTTGGGAATTTGAGAAGATTTCAGTTCAAGGATCTCCAGATTGCAACCAAGAACTTCAGCAGCAAAAACATTTTGGGAAAAGGTGGTTTTGGGCATGTTTATAAAGGTCATCTCCCAGATGGAACTCCTGTGGCTGTAAAGAGGCTAAATGATGGCAGTACAATAGGTGGTGAGAAACAATTCCAGACAGAAGTCGAAATGATAAGCTTAGCAGTGCACCGTAACCTCCTCGGGCTCTACGGATTTTGCATGACACAGTCGGAGAAGCTTTTGGTTTACCCTTATATGTCCAATG CGAAACCTGTGTTGGACTGGGGAACAAGGAAACGAATTGCTCTAGGAGCTGCTCGAGGACTGTTGTATCTTCACGAACAATGTGATCCAAAGATAATCCATAGGGATGTTAAGGCTGCAAATATATTGCTCGATGACTATTGTGAGGCGGTTGTGGGAGATTTTGGTCTGGCAAAGCTTTTGGATCACCAGGATACACATGTCACAACAGCTGTGCGCGGAACTGTGGGGCATATAGCCCCTGAATACCTGTCAACGGGCCAATCATCTGAGAAAACAGATGTGTTTGGATTTGGGATCCTTCTTCTTGAGCTGATCACAGGAATGAGAGCTATAGAATTTGGAAAAGCAGCTAACCAGAAGGGAGTAATGCTTGATTGG GTTAGGAAAATTCACCAAGAGAAGAAACTTGATGTCCTTGTTGATAAAGATTTGAAAATCAACTATGATCAAATTGAGCTAGAAGAAATGGTTCAAGTTGCTCTGCTATGCACACAATATTTTCCAGGCAACAGACCAAAAATGTCTGAAATCGTCCGAATGCTTGAAGGTGATGGACTTGCAGAGAGGTGGGAAGCATCCCAGAAATTTGATGGTAGTAGTAACAAGTACAAAACGAAAGAACTATCCTCATCCGAGAGATTTTCAGATCTCACGGATGATTCTTTGTTGCTTGTACAAGCCATGGAGCTGTCTGGTCCTAGGTGA
- the LOC132621611 gene encoding protein NSP-INTERACTING KINASE 1-like isoform X1, with translation MEKRREIKAAFLYVAFLALWSSAAGLLSPKGVNFEVQALMAIKVALKDPHGVLDNWDTTSVDPCSWAMVTCSPESLVIGLGSPSQNLSGALSPSIGNLTNLQIILLQNNNITGPIPKEIGRLSKLQTLDLSDNFFTGDIPLSLGHLNNLKYMRLNNNSLSGEIPASLANMSQLTLVDLSFNNLSGPVPKFPAKKFNIIGNPLICETGSEPDCYGMQLLPMSMTLNSSETSPSGKQKSHKIALVFGSSLGCISLLVLGIGLFLWSRHRHNQQAFFDVKDRHHEEVSLGNLRRFQFKDLQIATKNFSSKNILGKGGFGHVYKGHLPDGTPVAVKRLNDGSTIGGEKQFQTEVEMISLAVHRNLLGLYGFCMTQSEKLLVYPYMSNGSVASRLRAKPVLDWGTRKRIALGAARGLLYLHEQCDPKIIHRDVKAANILLDDYCEAVVGDFGLAKLLDHQDTHVTTAVRGTVGHIAPEYLSTGQSSEKTDVFGFGILLLELITGMRAIEFGKAANQKGVMLDWVRKIHQEKKLDVLVDKDLKINYDQIELEEMVQVALLCTQYFPGNRPKMSEIVRMLEGDGLAERWEASQKFDGSSNKYKTKELSSSERFSDLTDDSLLLVQAMELSGPR, from the exons atggaaaaaagaagagagataAAAGCTGCATTCTTGTATGTGGCATTTTTGGCCCTTTGGAGCTCGGCAGCTGGATTGCTTTCTCCCAAAGGTGTCAACTTTGAAG ttcaaGCTTTAATGGCCATAAAAGTTGCTTTAAAGGATCCTCATGGGGTTCTTGATAATTGGGATACCACTTCTGTTGATCCATGTAGTTGGGCTATGGTCACTTGCTCTCCTGAGAGTTTGGTTATTGGCCT AGGGTCACCAAGCCAGAATCTGTCTGGTGCGCTTTCACCTAGCATTGGCAATTTGACAAATCTTCAGATTAT ATTGCTGCAGAATAACAACATAACAGGACCAATCCCAAAAGAGATTGGAAGGCTCTCAAAGCTTCAGACTCTTGATCTTTCTGATAACTTCTTCACTGGTGATATTCCTCTTTCTTTGGGACACTTGAATAACCTCAAGTACAT GAGGCTCAACAATAACAGTCTATCAGGAGAAATTCCAGCCTCATTGGCCAACATGTCACAGCTCACTCTTGT GGACTTGTCCTTCAATAACTTGAGTGGACCAGTACCTAAGTTCCCTGCTAAGAAATTCAA CATTATTGGAAATCCATTGATCTGCGAGACGGGGTCTGAGCCAGACTGCTATGGAATGCAATTGCTGCCCATGTCAATGACATTGAACAGCTCAGAAA CTTCGCCTTCTGGGAAGCAAAAAAGTCACAAAATCGCACTTGTATTTGGCTCGAGTCTTGGTTGCATTTCTTTGCTCGTTCTTGGAATTGGACTCTTTCTGTGGTCAAGGCATAGACACAACCAACAAGCCTTTTTTGATGTTAAAG ACCGGCACCATGAAGAAGTTTCCCTTGGGAATTTGAGAAGATTTCAGTTCAAGGATCTCCAGATTGCAACCAAGAACTTCAGCAGCAAAAACATTTTGGGAAAAGGTGGTTTTGGGCATGTTTATAAAGGTCATCTCCCAGATGGAACTCCTGTGGCTGTAAAGAGGCTAAATGATGGCAGTACAATAGGTGGTGAGAAACAATTCCAGACAGAAGTCGAAATGATAAGCTTAGCAGTGCACCGTAACCTCCTCGGGCTCTACGGATTTTGCATGACACAGTCGGAGAAGCTTTTGGTTTACCCTTATATGTCCAATGGTAGTGTAGCTTCTCGTCTCAGAG CGAAACCTGTGTTGGACTGGGGAACAAGGAAACGAATTGCTCTAGGAGCTGCTCGAGGACTGTTGTATCTTCACGAACAATGTGATCCAAAGATAATCCATAGGGATGTTAAGGCTGCAAATATATTGCTCGATGACTATTGTGAGGCGGTTGTGGGAGATTTTGGTCTGGCAAAGCTTTTGGATCACCAGGATACACATGTCACAACAGCTGTGCGCGGAACTGTGGGGCATATAGCCCCTGAATACCTGTCAACGGGCCAATCATCTGAGAAAACAGATGTGTTTGGATTTGGGATCCTTCTTCTTGAGCTGATCACAGGAATGAGAGCTATAGAATTTGGAAAAGCAGCTAACCAGAAGGGAGTAATGCTTGATTGG GTTAGGAAAATTCACCAAGAGAAGAAACTTGATGTCCTTGTTGATAAAGATTTGAAAATCAACTATGATCAAATTGAGCTAGAAGAAATGGTTCAAGTTGCTCTGCTATGCACACAATATTTTCCAGGCAACAGACCAAAAATGTCTGAAATCGTCCGAATGCTTGAAGGTGATGGACTTGCAGAGAGGTGGGAAGCATCCCAGAAATTTGATGGTAGTAGTAACAAGTACAAAACGAAAGAACTATCCTCATCCGAGAGATTTTCAGATCTCACGGATGATTCTTTGTTGCTTGTACAAGCCATGGAGCTGTCTGGTCCTAGGTGA
- the LOC132622153 gene encoding uncharacterized protein LOC132622153 — translation MSGAQGAQPKGDLTPTTYESVDQREENKPRMDIHSREDERGIQIDKVQDKVKDAAGLGGPVFGAGEEENKQDLGVTGTPSNN, via the coding sequence ATGTCAGGGGCGCAAGGAGCACAGCCAAAGGGAGATCTAACACCAACCACGTATGAATCAGTTGATCAGAGAGAGGAGAACAAGCCTCGAATGGATATCCATTCCCGTGAAGATGAGCGTGGTATTCAGATTGATAAAGTTCAGGACAAGGTCAAAGATGCCGCCGGCTTAGGTGGCCCTGTTTTTGGTGCCGGCGAGGAAGAGAACAAGCAAGACTTAGGCGTTACCGGCACGCCCAGTAACAACTAA